From a single Mesotoga infera genomic region:
- the acpP gene encoding acyl carrier protein — MEGTSTIQERVISIVADNLGIEAGEIKGNSRFIEDLGADSLDLVDLVMELEDKFDIQISDSQTASFKTIDDVVGFILSLETK; from the coding sequence ATGGAAGGAACGTCGACTATCCAAGAAAGGGTTATATCAATCGTTGCAGACAATCTGGGGATCGAGGCAGGTGAGATCAAGGGGAATTCTAGATTCATAGAGGATCTTGGCGCAGACTCGCTTGATCTAGTGGATCTGGTAATGGAGCTGGAAGACAAATTTGACATCCAGATAAGCGATAGCCAAACTGCCAGTTTCAAGACAATTGACGACGTAGTTGGCTTTATACTTTCACTGGAAACTAAGTAA